A window of Periplaneta americana isolate PAMFEO1 chromosome 9, P.americana_PAMFEO1_priV1, whole genome shotgun sequence genomic DNA:
taaagttcggcagcccttaacTTGAGGtagcagagaattccagtgacgagaagtagcaacagtgaaagatgaagaataaagagatgatgtgtggagtggtatttctagcgtgttatcatattgtgaccgagtatttaagttatgatagcgagaaagattgtggaatcggacaaataagtagaagggagcagaggtgtgcaaaattctgtgtaagagagaaagggaatgtaacttcctcctctcatttaacctgagccacaataatttatcgaaagaaggcgaaatgtgattgTTGTAGCGGACACTAGacatgaaacgaacacacgcattatgatcATGGGCCTTTATTCTATTAATCTAGCCTATAATGTAACCCATTGCTATTATATTTCTTCAagacaaatatttaataaattcttttgcAATTAAATCAGCAGTAACGGAATTGTAGCTTAGAATTAAGTGACTTAATATGTCTAATCTACTTACTGCATTTCAGGTAAACTCGTTCTAAGACAACATGACAAGCAACAACGAGATCTCTAAGCCGAAATGGATGAGTACTTCTTTCTTTGAAAAGGCTCTGAGATCTGCAGAAGGAGACGATAACATTACAGTAATTTTTACCGAGGTGAAGGCAGCGACAGCAGCTGGGGATAATTATGGAAGTGACATGTACAGAGTCGCTGTCAAATTTAAGCGAGGCAGTGATACTGTAGAGAAGTCTATCGTTGTGAAGGCTTCAAAAGAAGTATCTGAGGGATTACTTGCTAAGGTATTTTAATTTACTATTGAAGGCTAATtatagtttcaaattatttccgtTTTATGTTGAAAAGTTACCAATTTCCATGAAAAAATACTTTTGCCCATAAGATGGATCTTACACTTAAATTCGGCTATAGTTACAAATcgaattaatatattttgtctttctatAGCCCATTGGTTTATTATATGAGGCGCTCAGCGGACAAAATTTGCCAGTCAGGCCAATTGGTATAAAGAGCTCCTCATACTATTCTCGTCAACGTGTAAATCGGCGTAGTGATCATTTTAAGTTTTTCCATAAAATTTCAGCAAAAGTTTCGATTGTGTGTCATATTTCGCGCACTCTTACAAAGAGGTAAACtacaaataacttttaattttgtgGGTTGGGCGATTTAtgagctgacaagcaaacattctcatgggggcagatttctttttccttccacaGTGCTAATaacgtcaaaacaagtgcttgtataaattttggccactcgagcgcaattgcgATGGCattaataaaataagttttcctggggtcgtttacagaaagaaaacacaatttcatcggaaacatttattgaaacagatacaactgttgagctatttttcaacatatcccccactaaaattgagacatttgccatatcAAAGGATCGACAGAGAAGTGCAAACGGCTGCCACACATTGGTTTCGATCCCcaggctgacttctacgacaccgggatacaaaaattgataccacgatatgacaaatgtctcaattccggtggggaatttCTTGAAATTAGCTCAACAATTGATGTATATCTTCCAATTAATCTTTCCAGGAAattgtttcctttctgtaaacggcccaaggGAAACAGTTCTCACGGTCCTCATAATTGCGCTCgaatgaccaaaatttgtataagtacttgttttgacattattaatatggtggaagaagaagaaaagagaacttTTTATCTACCCCTATTATAATGTTTGTTTGTGAGCGCCTCATATTCGCTACCGTATAACAAACACACATGTATTTTAAGGAAGCTTTATAGATAAACAGCAAATAATTTTCATCAAAAAGTTAAGGAATTTCTAATAGTTGTAGAACCAGAAATGCATTACGCTCGTAGGGACAAGCTACATCTGCTCTTTCAATAAGAATTAAGAAACTGTAGTGAAATAAGTAAGGTTTTGGTTTCTATGACTATTAggaaatttgtattcatttctgaATACGTCTGCAGTGTAAAGGATGCAACAAGTAATAAACAACTTCGATGCAGTAGGCGTACAACATACAGTAGAAACTTTCCATCATTATCTTCTACGAGGGGCAAAGAAGAATTCATGGACATAACGCACAGAGACAGAAAGAGATACTGAAGCAGAGACAGAAGTATAGACATACAGGCAAAGAGATAGGCATAGAAATAGAGGGGAACACAAAGAGACACAGGGACAGATAGAGACACAGAAAGACAGATACACAAAAAGAGAAGCAAAGGTACAGAGagcgagcgagagagagagagaaacagagagatATATGGAAGAAGAGAGACATGTGCATAGAGAGAGACAAATAtaggaaaatagagggaaatagACATAGGGATACAGCGACACAAATAGAGACAAAAGGACAGACGCAGATAGATAGAGGCAGAGACACAGGACAGAGAAAGTCGGACACAAAGGAAGCGATACAAATATAGggacaaaaataaacataaagaaagaaagatacagACGTaggacagagagagagacagatagagagaaaggaacagagttagAGACAGAGAAAGATAGGCACAGATATAGGAAAAAGAGAAACAGacacagaaaaagagaaacacacagtgacagagagagaaaaacaagaaaaagaaacacaGACGCAGGAAAAAGAGAGACACACACAGAGAAAGCGGGGCACAGACAtaggacagagagagagagagagacaaagcgAGGCACAGACAGGACAGAGAGAGACAGGCACAGGGAAAGGAACAGGGTTAGACACATTTagaaaaagagagacagagacaggAAAGAGAGAGCGACAGAAGAAGAGACacggagacagagagagacagaatCATAAAAAAGGGAGGCGCAGACATAGGACTGCGAGGCAGATCACAGAAATGGACAAAGTTAGACCAAAACGATAAGTAAAGAGACAGGAAGAGACAGACAGGTACAAGAAAcgagagagagacagaaaaagagagacataccggtacagaaaGAGAGAGACACGGAAGAAAAAAGGCAAAGCACAGGACATATAGAAAGGACAGAATTACACAGATAGAGAAAAAGAGAACACCGACACCGGGACGGAGAGGGAGACAGACAGAAAAAGAGAGGTACAGACATAGGACATACAGAGCGACACAAAGAAAGGGACAGAGTTAAACAGACACAGAAAAAGGAGGCAAAGACACAGGACAGATGGAGACGGACACTAAGAAATGGAGAGAGACAGACACAGGGACAGAGACAGATTAAGAGAGAGACATACATAGGAACTGAGGTAGACAGGTAAAGAGAAACACAGACATGTGGCAGAGAGCCATAGAATAAGAGAAGAGAGATGCAGATAAATAGAGACACAAGCACAGGGACAGGGACACAGATAAAGAGACAGGAACAGAGGGACGGTGTGGTCACTTGCTTTGAATAGCACCTCGTATAATGTAATACATGACTGTATGTAACTCATTTGAAGCCATGATACAAATAAGTTAATTTCTATTAACATTTACTTTACTCATAATGCCTTTCAAGGATCTaagtatttttttgaaaattcgtgTTTCTAACACGAAGACCGTGAATTGCGATCACTCTCGATAGACTTATATTACACTGCATTctaataaacaaaaacctatgcaTATTACGTTATGtgtactgtatttacaaaatattatgtaatttgtattctatttacaaaataccACAAAAAATACCTGATCCATTGCAATTCGCAAATCAATAACAAACAACAAACACTATtaaacattgtttcttttttattttgaaatgaattaATGTTCTCACTGTTGCAGTTGATGTCTGTGAGAAATATATTCCACCAGGAAACGGCTGCTTTCTCCATCATGTTCCCGGCAATGTACAAATTATTGGACAATGTGCCTTCTTTAAATAATCAACCATTCTctgcaaaatatttatattctgattcGCATGAAACCGCTTCGTCAATAGTATTGGAAGATCTGAAAGTTAATGGCTTCCGACTTGCAGACAACAGGATATCTGGTCTGGATTTGAAGCACTGCCTTCTCGTCATGAAAACGATTGCACGTTTTCATGCAGCCTCTTTAGTTCAATATGAAAAAGATCCCACAATATTTGAACCATTCATGGATAACATGTTTTCTATAGATGAGGACATAGGAATTGAGGcattttttacagaaaatattaaaaaagtagCAAACGAAGTGGAAACATGGCCAAAATATAAAGACACGTTCGCTAAAAAGCTACACAATCTCTGTGACACAGTGATGGAAAAATGGCGTCTGGGGGTCTCTCGAAATGGCGAATTCAATGTTCTCTGTCATGGAGATCTGTGGCTTAACAACATGATGTTCCGCTACTCAGAGGACACTGCAGAAGTTGAGGAAGTCAGGTTGGTATCCAttacgaaacaaagaaatatacaatttttattttctgtttaagaACTGAGAGAATGACAATGTGTCAGGAAGTATTTGTGTTCAGGTCGAGTTTttgatgttaaaatattttcaactatAATGTGGACTTATGTTTAATGGTTAATATATGCAATGAGAGTATTTCCTTTTTCTGGCGAAGTCTACAATTAACTTACGTTTGTAGCTGCTTACAAATTCCATGATACTTGAAAACAATTACGTTGTAATTACTTAATCTTTTCTTTCCAATTTGAGCTCaaaatttctcccattacaatatcAATCCTATTCATACCAAGAAAAAACTGAACAGCAACGGTAAaatctttttatatatttaattttgcatAGTATACGCAACAACTAAGGCATGCTAATTGAAAGATACATGTTAGCTACGGTCGCAGTTTGGAATTCCGCCTAGggcagggttgcagaactggggaagagaggggtggaagcctggggaaagagttcgttctcccatccacaaggccggagccttcaatgacaGTGTGACGTTTGACAAACACACTGTTCTATAGTCTTCTCCCTCtaccgtacaatgacgcgaggATTGAAGGAAAGGGATGAGTTGTGTGTTCCGGCTTATGACGCAtgcttcaattgtagcacagttttgcattccTGGCCTAGGGAAAGAGTATCTGGCCCTTGTCAATATGACACTCTTTGCTGTAATTGAGCCCTTGCGTCGCAATTACACCACGTAATTAAGTTTCGTCATATATCCTAGACActgaaatacagaaaataacacacTCCGAAATACAAATATCAAATATAATGTAGAAGTATGGTGGTAATTTTGTTGTGAGGGTGGCAGTGGTGATACCTTCCGTTTCTTCTGCTAGTACTATTGCGAATAtagcaatataggcctatagatccaTATTTTATCTGTCTTTTTGGTAAAAGGTATTCCATTTCTTGAGAATTGTATCTTTTCTTTATACAGAAAACTTTCTTGCCGTCCCTCACGATATTTCGAGTTCTCCTTTTCTTATTTTACCAATATGTA
This region includes:
- the LOC138705990 gene encoding uncharacterized protein: MTSNNEISKPKWMSTSFFEKALRSAEGDDNITVIFTEVKAATAAGDNYGSDMYRVAVKFKRGSDTVEKSIVVKASKEVSEGLLAKLMSVRNIFHQETAAFSIMFPAMYKLLDNVPSLNNQPFSAKYLYSDSHETASSIVLEDLKVNGFRLADNRISGLDLKHCLLVMKTIARFHAASLVQYEKDPTIFEPFMDNMFSIDEDIGIEAFFTENIKKVANEVETWPKYKDTFAKKLHNLCDTVMEKWRLGVSRNGEFNVLCHGDLWLNNMMFRYSEDTAEVEEVRFVDFQLTYWTSPVVDLQYVLYTSASTEALEHSEVLIQEYYNTLCEILTLLKHPHLQPTMAMINEELEKRSLFAVLCSVVGRTVVMADRSKIRDVESMMQEKEGVRLSEEYKRSLKQLLILFEARGWL